From Halobacillus sp. Marseille-Q1614, the proteins below share one genomic window:
- a CDS encoding DUF5694 domain-containing protein produces the protein MNSLPKPQILILGISHFAMDPDIVNHQKDNISAVVEALKEFQPTKVAVEKPFLIEEELQRKYHEYCSGQLIPAYDEVEQIAFPLAHHFEHSALFPVDEIVDMSNPALNQVFEWAKEHQPRLFQDILLVQQRLKEMEDDQTFLSTLKTINDPSYLKELQRVYMKLTRVGDRQHQVGVKWIKQWHERDLAIAANIARITEPEDRVLVLIGGDHVHLLSQFLKESQDFELIPSLKFIPQ, from the coding sequence GTGAACTCTTTACCAAAACCCCAAATACTAATACTAGGCATTTCTCATTTTGCTATGGATCCTGACATCGTTAATCACCAAAAAGATAATATCAGCGCAGTCGTGGAAGCATTAAAAGAGTTCCAGCCGACTAAAGTCGCTGTCGAAAAACCCTTTCTTATTGAAGAAGAGTTACAAAGAAAATATCATGAATACTGTTCAGGGCAATTAATTCCAGCCTATGATGAAGTGGAGCAGATTGCCTTCCCTTTGGCTCACCACTTTGAACACTCTGCTCTCTTCCCAGTGGATGAAATTGTCGATATGTCAAACCCGGCATTAAATCAAGTTTTTGAGTGGGCAAAAGAGCACCAGCCCCGCCTTTTCCAGGACATTTTATTGGTGCAGCAGCGGTTAAAAGAAATGGAAGATGACCAAACCTTCCTTTCCACTCTAAAAACAATTAATGATCCCTCCTACCTCAAGGAGCTTCAGCGTGTTTATATGAAGCTCACACGTGTTGGTGACCGCCAGCACCAAGTTGGCGTTAAATGGATAAAACAGTGGCATGAACGTGATTTGGCAATTGCGGCGAATATCGCCCGTATCACTGAGCCGGAAGACCGGGTGCTAGTTTTAATCGGCGGAGATCATGTCCATCTCTTGAGCCAATTTCTAAAAGAAAGTCAGGATTTTGAATTAATCCCAAGCCTCAAGTTTATTCCGCAATAA